One genomic segment of Bradyrhizobium diazoefficiens includes these proteins:
- the pimD gene encoding pimeloyl-CoA dehydrogenase small subunit, with product MDFDLNEEQRLLKDSIDGLLTDSYDFESRKKYMKEKGGWSKAVWLKLAEQGLLGLPFSEADGGFGGGGVETMIVMEALGKALVLEPYLPTVVIGGGFLRHAGTDAQKAAHMPGIIDGSKTLAFAQLEKNSRYDLFDVTTTAKKKGDGWVIDGEKFVVLNGENADTLIVTARTRGERRDTTGIGVFLVPADAKGVTKKSYPTQDGLHAADITFTGVEVGADAALGNPDDSLALIERVVDEARVALCAEAVGLMDESLKTTVEYIKTRKQFGVPIGSFQSLQHRASDMFVATEQARSMSMFATMANDFENAKERSNAIAAAKVQIGKSAKFVGQQSIQLHGGIGMTMEAKIGHYFKRLTMIENTFGDTDYHQRRVADAGGLI from the coding sequence ATGGATTTTGACCTGAACGAGGAGCAGCGGCTTCTCAAGGATAGCATCGACGGCCTGCTGACCGATTCCTACGATTTCGAGAGCCGCAAGAAATACATGAAAGAGAAGGGCGGCTGGAGCAAAGCCGTCTGGCTCAAGCTCGCCGAGCAGGGCCTGCTCGGTCTGCCCTTCAGCGAGGCCGATGGCGGCTTCGGCGGCGGCGGCGTCGAGACCATGATCGTGATGGAGGCGCTCGGCAAGGCGCTGGTGCTCGAGCCGTATCTGCCGACGGTGGTGATCGGCGGCGGCTTCCTGCGCCATGCCGGCACCGACGCGCAGAAGGCCGCGCATATGCCCGGCATCATCGACGGCAGCAAGACGCTGGCCTTCGCCCAGCTCGAGAAGAACTCGCGCTACGATCTGTTCGACGTCACCACGACCGCGAAGAAGAAGGGCGACGGCTGGGTCATCGACGGCGAGAAATTCGTCGTGCTGAACGGCGAGAACGCCGATACGCTGATCGTCACGGCGCGCACCAGGGGCGAGCGCCGCGACACGACCGGCATCGGCGTGTTCCTGGTCCCGGCGGATGCCAAGGGCGTGACCAAGAAGTCCTATCCGACCCAGGACGGCTTGCATGCGGCCGACATCACCTTCACCGGTGTCGAGGTCGGCGCCGACGCCGCGCTCGGCAATCCCGACGACTCGCTCGCTTTGATCGAGCGTGTGGTGGACGAGGCCCGCGTCGCACTGTGCGCCGAAGCCGTCGGCCTGATGGACGAATCGCTCAAGACCACGGTCGAATACATCAAGACCCGAAAACAGTTCGGTGTGCCGATCGGCTCGTTCCAGTCGCTCCAGCACCGCGCCTCCGACATGTTCGTCGCCACCGAGCAGGCGCGCTCGATGTCGATGTTCGCGACCATGGCGAACGATTTCGAGAACGCCAAGGAGCGCAGCAACGCCATCGCCGCGGCCAAGGTGCAGATCGGCAAGTCGGCCAAATTCGTCGGACAGCAGTCGATCCAGCTCCATGGCGGCATCGGCATGACCATGGAGGCGAAGATCGGCCACTATTTCAAGCGCCTCACCATGATCGAGAACACCTTCGGCGACACCGACTACCACCAGCGCCGCGTCGCGGATGCGGGCGGGTTGATCTAA
- a CDS encoding SDR family NAD(P)-dependent oxidoreductase, whose protein sequence is MKNTPFDLTGKVAVVTGSSRGIGRSSAELLAKLGAKVVVSSRKAEACKEVADGIIASGGDAIVIPCNIARKNEVEALIAGATKHYGKIDILVCNAAVNPYYGPLLDITDEAFDKIMGSNVKSNIWLCALAIPQMAERGSGSVVIISSIGGLRGSTVIGAYGISKAADFALCRSLAGEWGPKGVRVNCIAPGLVKTDFARALWEDEANLKRRTATTPLRRIGEPDEIAGAVAYLASDASSFMTGQTIVIDGGVTTAAV, encoded by the coding sequence ATGAAAAACACCCCGTTCGATCTCACCGGAAAAGTCGCCGTGGTCACCGGCTCCAGCCGCGGCATCGGCCGCTCTTCCGCGGAACTGCTGGCCAAGCTCGGCGCCAAGGTCGTGGTCTCCTCCCGCAAGGCAGAGGCCTGCAAGGAGGTCGCCGACGGCATCATTGCATCAGGCGGTGACGCCATCGTCATCCCCTGCAACATTGCGCGCAAGAACGAGGTCGAGGCGCTGATTGCGGGCGCCACCAAGCACTACGGCAAGATCGACATCCTCGTCTGTAACGCCGCGGTGAACCCCTATTACGGCCCGTTGCTCGACATCACGGACGAAGCCTTCGACAAGATCATGGGCAGCAACGTCAAGAGCAACATCTGGCTCTGCGCGCTGGCAATCCCGCAGATGGCCGAACGCGGCAGCGGCTCCGTCGTCATCATCTCCTCGATCGGCGGCTTGCGCGGCTCGACCGTGATCGGCGCCTACGGCATCTCCAAGGCCGCCGACTTCGCGCTGTGCCGCTCGCTCGCCGGCGAATGGGGCCCGAAAGGCGTCCGCGTCAATTGCATCGCGCCCGGCCTCGTCAAGACCGACTTCGCCCGCGCGCTGTGGGAAGACGAAGCCAACCTCAAGCGCCGCACCGCCACCACGCCGCTCCGCCGCATCGGCGAGCCCGACGAAATCGCCGGCGCGGTAGCCTATCTCGCCTCCGACGCCTCCAGCTTCATGACCGGCCAGACCATCGTGATCGACGGCGGCGTGACGACGGCGGCAGTGTAG
- a CDS encoding IS4 family transposase has translation MLQRAVERVTMNLRAAADGRAEWVGFSRWLNNPSVTVDEIAGHGAEVLSERVAGLHALAIQDTTELNYARHAGRVRGLGPSGNGIDPGLFVHPVLAVDAGSGALLGLAGMQIWTRRGPASPDYRNQPIEEKESYRWIKGAAGAKSALAAAAMITVIGDRESDIYEEFDRIPDARTHLLTRVCRDRALVGGGRLFDIAQNWPVQHRFDLEVRAQPGRPARTAKIALRFGEVTIKRPANCSDRKAAHQLTLRLVEVKELDPSVEEPIHWRLVTTHAVTTVEQALQIVAWYRQRWHIEQLFRTSKSQGLDIESSQVEAAEALFKLAAIAVMAAIKIMQLVLARDGTVDRPATDVVPADQLPILKTLQVKLEGKTVKQKNPHPEHSIAWLAWIIARLGGWTGYASERPPGPITMRRGWHRFEQMALGWRLREVCTP, from the coding sequence TTGTTGCAGCGCGCCGTCGAACGCGTCACGATGAACCTGCGCGCAGCCGCCGATGGCCGTGCCGAATGGGTGGGGTTCAGCCGCTGGCTGAACAATCCGAGCGTGACAGTGGATGAGATCGCCGGGCATGGCGCAGAGGTGCTGTCGGAGCGGGTTGCAGGGCTGCATGCGCTTGCGATCCAGGACACGACGGAACTGAACTATGCGAGGCATGCCGGCCGGGTCCGGGGCCTTGGCCCTTCCGGTAACGGGATTGACCCGGGCTTGTTTGTGCATCCGGTATTGGCAGTTGACGCCGGGAGCGGAGCCTTGCTCGGGCTCGCTGGGATGCAGATTTGGACGCGCCGGGGGCCTGCATCGCCTGATTACCGAAACCAGCCGATCGAAGAGAAGGAGTCCTATCGTTGGATCAAGGGCGCTGCGGGCGCCAAGAGTGCGCTTGCTGCGGCGGCGATGATCACGGTGATTGGCGACCGTGAGAGCGACATTTACGAAGAATTTGACCGGATTCCTGACGCTCGGACCCATTTGCTCACGCGCGTCTGTCGCGATCGCGCCTTGGTGGGTGGCGGAAGGTTGTTTGATATTGCCCAGAACTGGCCGGTCCAGCATCGCTTCGATTTGGAGGTTCGGGCACAGCCCGGCCGTCCGGCCCGAACGGCCAAGATCGCACTGCGCTTTGGCGAGGTGACCATCAAGCGCCCGGCCAACTGCAGCGACCGGAAAGCGGCGCATCAATTGACGTTGCGTTTGGTAGAGGTGAAGGAACTCGATCCCTCTGTCGAAGAGCCGATCCACTGGCGCCTTGTTACTACTCATGCGGTGACGACGGTTGAGCAAGCGCTGCAGATTGTCGCTTGGTACCGTCAGCGCTGGCACATCGAGCAGCTGTTCCGCACCAGCAAAAGCCAAGGGCTCGACATCGAGAGCAGCCAGGTCGAGGCGGCCGAGGCGCTGTTCAAGCTCGCCGCCATCGCGGTGATGGCAGCTATCAAGATCATGCAACTCGTCCTCGCCCGCGACGGCACGGTCGACCGTCCGGCCACTGACGTAGTGCCGGCGGACCAGCTGCCGATACTCAAAACCTTGCAGGTCAAGCTCGAAGGCAAAACCGTCAAGCAAAAGAACCCTCATCCCGAGCACTCCATCGCTTGGCTTGCATGGATCATTGCTCGGCTCGGAGGATGGACCGGCTACGCCTCCGAGCGGCCGCCCGGCCCCATCACCATGCGAAGAGGTTGGCACCGCTTCGAGCAGATGGCTCTCGGTTGGAGGCTCCGAGAAGTGTGCACGCCTTAG
- a CDS encoding IS481 family transposase translates to MDERVRFISDQRTGLWTMTELCERYEISRKTGYKWLERYRLEGPAGLADRSHAARVHGRATPQHIVDAIVGLRLERPSWGPRKIVSKLEARQGDVDWPSASTAGGILKRAGLVSNRRTRRRAPPRMGQLTVPQHANHVWALDHKGWIRLGDGSRVEPFTVTDGFSRYLISLAATGSTQHAECQPLLERAFREYGLPQIIRSDNGSPFASTGTTGLTALSVWWIKLGIRHERIDPGHPQQNGRHERFHLTLLEAMQPPPPTQAAQARRFAAFVRDYNEERPHESLGQRPPASVYQPSSRAMPRRLPEPDYPAEAAVRQVRSNGEIKWRGELIHISSALIGEAVAVEEAADGQWQVRFFHIPIGIIDQKTRRLRRCASAAPQPTKP, encoded by the coding sequence ATGGACGAACGAGTTCGCTTCATCTCGGATCAGCGAACCGGCTTGTGGACGATGACGGAGCTTTGCGAGCGCTACGAGATTAGCCGCAAGACCGGTTATAAGTGGCTGGAGCGCTACCGGTTGGAAGGACCTGCCGGGCTGGCGGATCGCTCCCATGCCGCGCGGGTTCATGGACGGGCGACACCACAGCACATCGTGGATGCGATTGTGGGGCTGCGGCTTGAGCGGCCGAGCTGGGGACCGCGCAAGATCGTCAGCAAACTTGAGGCTCGCCAAGGGGACGTCGATTGGCCGTCGGCCTCGACGGCGGGCGGGATTCTCAAACGGGCGGGACTGGTGAGCAACCGTCGGACCCGGCGGCGTGCGCCGCCGCGCATGGGGCAACTGACGGTGCCTCAGCATGCCAACCATGTATGGGCGCTCGATCACAAGGGCTGGATCCGCCTGGGCGACGGATCTCGCGTTGAACCGTTCACGGTGACCGATGGCTTCAGCCGCTATTTGATTAGCCTGGCGGCGACGGGCAGCACGCAACATGCCGAGTGCCAACCGCTGCTGGAGCGGGCGTTTCGCGAGTACGGCTTGCCGCAGATCATCCGCTCCGACAACGGCTCGCCGTTCGCCTCGACCGGAACCACGGGCCTGACGGCACTGTCGGTATGGTGGATCAAGCTTGGCATCCGCCATGAACGGATTGATCCCGGCCATCCACAGCAGAACGGCCGCCACGAGCGTTTTCACCTCACGCTTCTGGAGGCCATGCAGCCGCCGCCGCCGACCCAGGCCGCGCAGGCTCGTCGCTTCGCGGCATTCGTGCGCGACTACAACGAAGAACGACCGCACGAGTCACTTGGCCAGCGCCCACCTGCCAGCGTCTATCAGCCTTCGTCTCGTGCGATGCCGAGGCGGCTTCCGGAGCCGGATTATCCAGCCGAAGCCGCGGTGCGCCAGGTCCGCTCCAACGGCGAGATCAAGTGGCGCGGCGAACTCATTCACATCTCCAGCGCTCTCATTGGTGAGGCCGTTGCCGTCGAGGAGGCCGCCGATGGGCAATGGCAAGTGCGCTTCTTCCACATACCGATCGGCATCATCGACCAGAAAACACGCAGGCTGCGGCGCTGCGCTAGCGCAGCGCCGCAGCCGACCAAACCATGA
- a CDS encoding endonuclease domain-containing protein — protein sequence MNTTPHERTLWRALKDLPMDGSHFRRQAPIGPYVVDFFCPAKQPIIELDGGHHNEDDVAARDIERQRWLENKGYRVIRFWNSEITSDLTAVLERIYVELYGSREAETTPLKHRRT from the coding sequence GTGAACACCACCCCGCATGAACGGACGCTGTGGCGCGCCCTCAAAGACCTCCCGATGGACGGCTCACACTTCCGCCGCCAAGCTCCAATCGGTCCCTACGTCGTCGACTTCTTCTGTCCAGCCAAGCAGCCCATCATCGAACTCGACGGTGGCCATCACAACGAAGATGATGTCGCTGCGCGAGACATCGAACGCCAACGCTGGCTCGAGAACAAAGGCTACCGCGTCATCCGCTTCTGGAATTCGGAGATCACGAGCGACCTGACGGCCGTGCTCGAACGCATCTACGTCGAGCTGTACGGATCGCGCGAGGCGGAAACGACACCCCTGAAGCACCGCCGAACGTAG